Proteins from one Cicer arietinum cultivar CDC Frontier isolate Library 1 chromosome 3, Cicar.CDCFrontier_v2.0, whole genome shotgun sequence genomic window:
- the LOC140919647 gene encoding uncharacterized protein yields the protein MDVGASNALGHVVGAILISLENQFTPFTTRLCFDCTNNIAKYEACVMGIKATIESKLKFLERNYDMVLLKCVDIAKAVKIIQKIHEGIEGEHGGKQWFHDIKSYVRKKKYPMGILENEKKIIRRLSMNFFLNGDVLYKRNHDMVLLRCVDKSKVKEIIQEVYEGSFGTHANGLTTIG from the exons ATGGACGTTGGTGCTTCTAACGCGTTAGGGCATGTAGTTGGGgccattttgatttccctaGAGAACCAATTCACTCCATTTACAActaggttgtgttttgattgcacaaacaatattgcGAAATATGAGgcatgtgttatgggcattaaagcaACTATTGAATCAAAGTtaaaatttcttgag agaaattatgatatggttctcctcaaaTGTGTGGATATAGCGAAAGCGGTGAAAATTATCCAAAAGattcacgaag GAATAGAAGGAGAGCATGGCGGCAAACAATGGTTTCATGATATCAAATCCTATGTTAGGAAAAAAAAGTATCCAATGGGCATTTTAGAGAATGAAAAAAAGATTATAAGGAGGttgtcaatgaatttcttcttaaatggtgatgtcCTTTATAAGAGGAATCATGATATGGTGCTTCTCAGATGTGTTGATAAAAGTAAAGTAAAGGAAATCATTCAAGAGGTTTatgaaggttcttttggaacaCATGCGAATGGGCTGACtactattggttga